The Meles meles chromosome 6, mMelMel3.1 paternal haplotype, whole genome shotgun sequence DNA segment GGACGCTCTGCCTAGAAACCTGTCATCTGTTTGCCGGTGCCACTGGCAGGCTATGgcccatttgatttttttcatcattctcaGTATTCTGACTCAGATCCAGCTGTTGAGTCACAGAATCTCTAAAGCTTTTTCTCACTGTTTTCATGGACAGTCATTTGTTTCCCATTTGTCTCTCCCGAAGTGCTCTGCCCATCCCTTAACACAAGTGGTCTCACTGTGCTGGCTTCTCTTATGAGTTTGAACTTATTTTATAAGCAATAATTAAATGAGGAAAGACAAATCATCCACAATCCTCCCATCCTTACTGGCAATCATgttaatttttaagtgttctcATACAGTCCTTCTCCATCAAAATACATACTTCACATAGCTATAAAGTAGTGTGTTACCACTTTTCTGATGCAATCTTATCACATTATCCTGCTCCCTACAGAAGCTTGCCTTCACCTGTcaaatctgttaaaaaacaaCCAATGGCAAGGTTGCCTAGTTCTTTACCCAGACCTCCATGGACAATATTAAACAATATAAAGACCAGAAATaacaatcatttaaaataattcatctaaaaattgtttaaaacaaacaTCTGAATTTGAAACTGGCCAACGAACAATTCTGAATATCACCACTAATTGTTATTAACTTTGTTATCATATTTAGGATATTATCCCAAAATATTAAACATGATGACACATCTACAAATATATGCTCTCTTCCTCACTATATATCAGTTTCAAAGCACATGCTTCCCTCCCAACGTATCAATCAAATAATATAATAACAAGAAATTTGTAATAAACTGACAAAAATTTCTTACAGTAATAtatcagaaggaaagagaagcaaaatacATCATCTATGAGTATGGTAGGTAAGACAATAAGCACTAGataagaatggaaaaatataatggaaataaatcaaaatgtgCATAAAAGTGCCTCTGTGGGGCTACATGTGGTTCTTTTTATTCCACTTCTCTGTGTTTCCTAAACGTCCTTATAATGAGCTGACAATGccttcatatttttttaactttttgtttaaatAGTTATGGCCCCAAATCCCGGTGTCTTTTCTCCAATTTGACTCTGATTTCCTCTTATTGTCCTACTAGAGTTTCAGTCACAAAGGGAGAATTTAAAATAGCTAACATTACACAGCTGCTTGCTCTGTGGCTAGCCTTGTGCTAAGTGTTGGGTATGCATCATTCATTTAAGCTCTGGGAGAACGCTTTACAAATATGCTGTTGTTGTTCCCATCAAGGAAAAGTTTTGGCGAGGTAGATAACCGGTCCTAGACAAGTTAGTGAATGATGGAGCTCAGGTGCAACCACCATCTCTAACTTAAATGCCTTCTGTAACAAGCTCTAGAGTAATTATTCCATCAATGTTTTCTACAAAGGTCTGTGATCCATTGGACACAGAAATTGCAGAGGGGTTTGTTTTAATATACTTGAGAGACCCTTGTACATTTCGGTGAATATGAAAAGAACCATCATCTATTCTAAAAGAAAGCAATGAAAGGAGCTTAAtatagagtttcttttttttaaatattttatttatttgacagagaaatcacaactaggcagagaggcaggcagagagagaggaggaagcaggctccctgcggagcagagagcctgatgtggggctcgattccaggaccctgggatcatgacctgagctaaaggcagaggctttaacccactgagccacccaggcgccccaatatagagtttctttttttttttttttttttttttttttttaaagattttatttatttgtcagagagagagagagtacacacaagcaggcagacagagaggaggaagcaggctccctgccgagcaaggagccagatgcgggactcgatcccaggaccccaggatcatgacctgagccgaaggcagcggctcaaccaaccgagccacccaggcgtcccatagaaaaaagagaaataaaaataattggtaAAGGCAAAACTTTCCCCAAAACAATACCAGAAAATTGATTTAAATTGGATTAGAATACGTGTGACTTGATGTTAACTCAATGAGGAATCTGGACAACAAGCCAGAGGAGGCCGAGAAAGGGACTGataattccaaaaacaaaagGACTCCTTCTGCTCTGAATCCTTCTTCCTTTCAGTTCCAAGTGCCCTCAGGTACCCAGAACACCACAACTCCTGATGCTGCACACCTCTGATTGGCCACCCCCAGCGGATGTCAGAGGAGCCATGAGGAACCACACCACTGTCACTGAGTTTGTCCTGCTGGGGCTCTCAGATGTCTGTGAGCTACAGATGCTAATCTTCCTGGGGCTGCTCCTGACCTACCTCCTCACTCTGCTGGGGAACCTCCTCATTGTGGGCATCACCCTCATAGACAGGCGCCTCCACACCCCAATGTACTACTTCCTCCGCAACTTTGCTGTCCTGGAGATCTGGTTCACCTCGGTCATCTTCCCCAAGATGCTGACCAACATCCTGACTGGATACAAGACCATTTCCCTCCCAGGCTGTTTCCTACAAAGtttcctctatttcttcctgggCACCACTGAGTTCTTCCTACTGGCAGTGATGTCCTTTGACAGGTATGTGGCCATATGTAACCCCTTGCGTTATGCCACCATCATGAGCAAAAGGGTCTGTGTCCAGCTAGTTCTTTGTTCATGGATGACAGGATTCCTTCTCATCATTTTCCCAAGTTTCATTACTATACAACAGCCATTCTGTGGCCCCAATGTCAttaatcatttcttctgtgacaACTTCCCACTCCTGGAGCTCATATGTGCAGACACGAGTCTCATAGAGCTCCTGGGCTTTATTACGGCCAACTTCAGTTTACTGGGCACGTTGTCCGTGACGGCCACCTGCTATGGCCACATCCTCCACACCATCCTGCGCATCCCCTCAGCCAAGGAGAGGCAGAAAGCCTTCTCAACCTGCTCCTCCCACATCATTGTCGTGTCTCTCTTCTATGGCAGCTGCATCTTCATGTACGTCCGGTCAGGGAAGGGCAACGAGGGAGAGGACAAAAACAAGGTGGTGGCCTTGCTCAACACCGTGGTGACCCCAATGCTCAATCCCTTCATCTACACCCTGAGGAACAAACAGGTGAAGCAGGTGTTTAGGGAGCAGGCAGGCAGACTCTTCTTATAAAGCCATGGAACTAGGACGCTGGAGCTAATATTCCCAGGCAAGCTAAGGGACTATCAGGTCCCAGCAAGAAAATGAGACTTCCCCACTTAGAAAATTCTCGGATGCCATGTTTCTAGGGTATCAGTCACTATGCAATTCAGCATGAACTCATGATTTCTCTAGACCATCAAGGCTTTTTTATTAATTATCAGATTTGAATTACTCTCTTCATTCCATCTGTGTCTGCCTGGACTCCCAACAGAATATAAAGAGCTCTTTGGGAGCAGGTAATAGATCTCAACTCAAGCACCAACCCATTGGCACTGACCACATAAATACTCAATTAAGTGCTTGCAGACTAATTGGATTGTTTTGTGTCTGTTGCTCCAACACCCTCAGAAGAGAGAACAGTCCTCTGTTAGCACTGCCCTCATTTCACACTCACACTGCTGTCACAGTAACACATCAGCAAGAACTCAACAAAGGACTAAGGCTGACTCCTTATTATTTGTGTATAAGCTACTTACGGTCTTTTAGTACTAAAATTCATAGAAATTCCTCATTCCTATTGACAAAGGCTCTTCGACCTACTAGTCGGTTTCTTTTCtttagcctcagttttctcctctgtaaaatgggaatgcaATGCCCATTCCAAAGGAGTATGATGAGAGTCAAATGAGATATCTATGCAAGATGCCTCAAGTAGTGACCGGCACATAGtaagtcctcaataaatgttagttcatTTCCTCCATGTTCATCCTACCTTCCCTCACTTCTTTCTGAAGTTCACCCCAGTTGTCAGCAAAACGATTTCTATTCAAAATGCTATAAATTGTGtattccagggatgcctgggtggctcagtcattaagcctctgcctctggctcaggtcaggatcccagggtcctggaatcgagccccgcatcaggttccttgctcagcgggaactctccttctccatttcccactccccctgcttctgttccctctcttgctgtctctctctctctgtgtcaaataaataaataatttttttaaatgtgtattgcAAATGTTGTAGTAAATACTATGTAAAGTAAAATACACAATCTGACCTATTGAAGTTTGTTGCTAAAATGTTCACTaatcatgaaggaaaaaataaagacacactggcaaataaacaaatatttaattaattaattaattactgtaTTTTTTCATTCCAAAAGAACTATTACACAAATATCATGTTCAAGAAAATGTATTATGTGGCCTGGAATATAAAATTTAATCTATgtctttgaaaaatttgaaatctAATAAGGAAGATAGAAAGTACAAGTAACTATAATTCAGGATAGAAAAGGATCTGTGTAAGAAAAAAACCATGCGTGACTCTTCCACAACAAATGTGAAAACCAGGAGGAAATGGATGATTTCCTAGAAAAAGAGcattctcaaaaaactaaaaagaaatagaaaaacatgtaATTagataataataagaataataagaatCCTTACCAAAGAAGGATTTCAAAATGGGATTAGATACCTTCTATAAACCCAAAAGCCATGTccttaacaacaaaaaacaaacaacccaattctACAAATGGCGAtacacacatgaaaaggtgtgtaccatcactaatcattagggaattgcacgtcaaaatcacaatgagctgCTGCTTCATACTCATTAAGATGgttcatattttataaatgttaaaaacagaaagtaacaACTGTTGGCAAGAAGGTAGAGAAATTAGAGCCCTTGTGCttcgctggtgggaatgtaaaatggtgcagctgctgcgGAAAACACTATGGCAGTTCCTGAAAGATGAACAGATTTACTATACAAGCCAgccattccacttctgggtatatacccaaaagtacTGAAAGCAGGGACCCAAGCAGACATTTGTACATctacatttatagcagcattatacaCAGTAGTCAAAAATATgggaacaactcaaatgtctgttgatgaatgaatggatcaaaaaatggatcaacaaaaaaatgaatggtatatAGATAAGATGGAATGTTGTCTGCCttagaaaggaatgaaattccgggcgcctgggtggctcagtgggttaagcctctgcctttggctcgggtcatgatctcagggtcctgagatcaagccccacatcgggctctctgctcagtggggatcctgcttccccctctctctctgcctacttgtgatctctctctgtcaaataaatttttttaaatcttttaaaaaaaaaaaaggaatgaaattctgacacatgctgccgtgtggatgaaccctgaagacattctgctaagtgaaataagccagacacaaaagtacAAATAACATATGATGCCACTTATGTGAGGTATCTGGAGTAGTCAAAATCatggagacagaagatagaatggTGGTCACCAGGGATTGGAGGTGAGTGTGGGAATGgagagttattatttaatggaaACAGAGTTTtggtttgggatgatgaaaaagttctggagatggggaATTGTGATGATTGCGCAACactatgaatgtacttaatgtcaccgaatggtacactttaaaatggttaaaatgggggcacctgggtggctcagtgggttaagcctctgccttcggctcagatcatgatcctacggtcctggaatcgagccccgcattgggctctctgctccacagggagcctgctttctcctctctctgcctgcctctctgcctacttgtgatctctgtctgtcaaataaataaaataaataaataaataaataaataaaataaaaaaataaaatggttaaaatggcaaattttatgttccATGTCTTTTAACAcagtaagaaaaatacagattccagaaCAAAACTATGTTATCTTTgactcccctctttctctcctatCCTGGAGTCAATCTATCGGCAAATTCTGTGAGTTATACTGCCAAAATACATACAGCATCCCACCACTTCTAACCATCAGCAGCACTACCATCTGTGCTCACACCACCTTCCATTTTCTCTGGGTTCACCACCCCCTATATGCCACCACTGCCCCATCCTCATATCCCTGGAAGAGGGCAGGGGTAGAAAACACAGGTAAGCGGAAGGTGGGCTTGCACAGTTAAGGCAGATGAAGCCAAGAACACACATCCTTTCCCTCTGAAGATTTCCCACCTGAAAGTGGCCTTAGGTGTTGGAAGGGTACCTTTTCACTTTCAGTGATGTTCAGAATTCTAACAATTATATAGGAACGGGCAATTTAAAAACCCCATTCTTTGGACTTGCACTGAATGGAGGACttctaaaataataaagggacagaaaattcATCATACCTGTCCTGAATTCTATCCAAGGGTCAAGGAAAAAATAACAGCATGAACAGGTTTGAATAGGTATGCAGCAAGGGGTAGATGGAAAATGCATGCTACAAATAAGGGATTATTATTCGTAAGATACAAAGACAAGCCACTGAATagataaatgagcaaaggatatGCAGAGACACGTAACAGAAAAGCAACCCAAAGGGCCAGGAAATAAGTGAAAAGTCATTCGACCATATTAATAGTCAGGAcaattcaaatgaaaataataaccCTTTAGATGAttgctgtatttttcatttttgtaagcaATAATGGTgttatctttacatttttaaagagtactATGGCTTTAATActctgaaatatttacagatgaaattatataatgtctgggatttgcttcacaATACTGTGGGAAAGGGGAAAGTAGCTGGTAGTGTAGGTGAGGAAAGGATGACCACGACCTGGTTATTGTCAAAGCTAGCTAATGAGTACGTGAAGTTTCCTTGTATAATCTGTCTACTTCTGGAAATGTTtgaaatttccataataaaaggtttaaatgaaaagataacaGAAATGCTTCAAACAGGAGGGAATATGGCAATGACCTTGAGTAGTACCCATGGCAAtgcaacaagaaaaaatatgaattgtTGCACAGGCAGAACCTCCTAGGGCTTGGGTACTGAAAAGGTAAaatatcagagagaaaaaaacacaaaggagaGCCCCAGGTATTGAGTCTAGGCAATTAGAAAGATGATATCACACAGGCAGAGCAATTAGGAGAAAATCTGGCTTGGGAGGTTCAAAGTTGGATCTGTCTTAGATAACTCTCTTGTGGGCACAGCAAATTTGGGACAAGAATGTTGACTGGGAAGAGGAACTCTTCACAACAGTTTCCAGTGGCATTGGAATTGGTCCCTTTGTCCATTTCTCAAGCTTATTGTTTAGTATATAGCAAAGAAAGCTGTCCAACAACTGGATTATCATAAAACTGAGAAGAGAGTTATGATGTCAGTATTTGTAAGCTTGTCCCTAACCACTCAGACAATGAAGTCTCTCTATTCAAATCCAGGAAGTGGCAAATACTGCTCTCTGAGAGTTTATGTGAGAATTCTTAATGTAAACTAAGCTCAAGATTTAGAATATAAGAAAGTTCAAAGTAGCTTTCATCATCAGGGAGCTCAAGAACAAAGGTACAGAAGATAAGATATCTATACCCGGATCACCCTGTATTATATGCCCCACCAGGACACCTCAAAAGTAAAAGCTAGGCTCCTGAAGAGAACTGTATTCATTACCTGCCATTGCGGGTACTCTCCCTAAACTTGGCACCTTaaaacaacaagcatttattagCTCACAGTGTCTGAGTTAGGAATCAGGACATGACAAACCTGTCCTTTCCTCTTTTGACACTTTCCTCCAAGTTCTGCGGGCAGGGAGGTTTTGGAAAGACGCAGGCCAGCTCTGTGGGACTCAGCCTCAGTCTCACTTCCTCATAGACACATTCACCCTGGTGCTCCTTTTGTAGTGACTAAACTTTTGCCCTATCCTGAAACGATGGCTCTTGTGCCCTGTCCTGGGAATTGGATCCTGGACAGTGCTTCTGTCCTGATCCTGAGGACCTGCCTATTCTTTCACCCACTGAGGATATGATTTCTCCTTAGCTCTCCCGACAGTTTATCCCCCAACCTCTCAAGAAACTATAGTCACACTCCTGAACTACCAGCTAACCAAAAACTTCTGACACCTGCAGATAGACTTCCCAGATATCAATGGGCTGCAGTCTACCCAGACCACCACCGATTCCCTCCTCAAGGATCCTCTTTCTGTGTTCTGCCTACCTAGACAAGCCTGatccttttcaagattttatcctCCGACCATAGTTTCTTTGATCATGCCTTCAATCTACATTTTcctgccattattttttttcctaaacatgtAACTCTTCATCAAAAGTAGTGAAgatttttctctgtgatttctccTCCATCCCCAAAAATAAGTCCCTTCATCTCTTTTCCTGTTCTTCTTGCCTGCTCCAATTTCTTCTTCCTACCATCCCCCAGAGTGATGACTTTTTAAAGTATAACAAGTATAACAAGATTGTGTCAACTTCTCTGCTGAAGACCTTCCGTAGCTTCCAGTTGCACTTGGAATGCATCATCCTCCCTGTAGGCCAGGTCTTCAAGGCTCTGCAAATTTTGAACCCAGCACAACACTCCAGCCAAATCTCACAACACCATCACCCTCTTCCTGACTCACTGGGCCTCTTGCTGTGCTTCAGGAACACCAGCTCTTTGCCATATCATGGCCTTGAAATACTCTGTTCTCTTTGCTTGGAAACTTTCGTGACCAGTCAGCTGGACAACCCTGATTCTGCCTTCATGTCTGAGCTATAGTCATACTTTCTCGGGCATGACTTTCCTGGCATTCATCTAAGGCAGGTCTCACTAGGATTTCTCTCCTCAAACACCCACTCTATACATTCACAGTCCTTACAATGTCTTGttagtgtatatatattaacatGTGTTCCTCTTCTGAGTGTTGGTTTGAGAAAGAGACTAATTTCCCAGTTTCAGGACAGTAAATCAGGCTCCTTTTCTTTCAGATGAGGAGCCCTTTACCCAGAAACAAAGGTTCACATAATAAGGATAAAACCATTGTCAGGGAAGAAAAGGGGATTCCATGGAAGAAAAGGGAATAAGTCTAGTCACAGAGGGGAGTCAATGTTCTCATTTCTCACCATGCCTGCCAGGTGCCCAATGATGGATGATCACCATTCAAAAGCTACAAGGCTTAAAAAGACCCTTTCTGATCTGgcaagagaaggaataaaaatcaaTAAGCAGATCCAGCAGGTATATGTGTACCAGTTCACTCTTTACCCTCAGATGTCCAACTGTCTGGGCCTCCTCCTTTATGGGTCAGCGGTATAGTCTGCCTCTCACCGCCTGGTAAGGTGACTCCACAAGCAGTTGACAGGACATCTAAGTGTTTAGGGAGCAGTTCACCAACACTAGCCATCCTACCACATCAAGAACAGCCAGATTCTCAGAAGAGAGAAACCATGGTCAAATTAAATCAGTCGGCCATTTAAAAACAGAGAGCAACTGAAAGTCAGTCACTCTCTGGCCTTTCCAAACACACCACTGGCTCCTAAAATCATACTACTTACTGCAATCAACTGACATCAGCCAGTTTTATCCActctaagtggcagtgtgttgacCAAAGGAAGAAGGTGGGATTACACAGTAGTTGTCACTTGAATGGGTCAAGAGCCAAGTTGGGGACTATGTCCTAAGATCCTCTTACCAAGACTCTCCCAATGAAAAGTAAGTTCCATGGGGACTAGGAGCATGTTTCTTTCACTTACCACTCATAGTCATCCTCACTGcatagcacagtgcttggcacatagtaggtgctcagtgaacaTGTGTTGAATgaggat contains these protein-coding regions:
- the LOC123943633 gene encoding olfactory receptor 49-like, whose protein sequence is MRNHTTVTEFVLLGLSDVCELQMLIFLGLLLTYLLTLLGNLLIVGITLIDRRLHTPMYYFLRNFAVLEIWFTSVIFPKMLTNILTGYKTISLPGCFLQSFLYFFLGTTEFFLLAVMSFDRYVAICNPLRYATIMSKRVCVQLVLCSWMTGFLLIIFPSFITIQQPFCGPNVINHFFCDNFPLLELICADTSLIELLGFITANFSLLGTLSVTATCYGHILHTILRIPSAKERQKAFSTCSSHIIVVSLFYGSCIFMYVRSGKGNEGEDKNKVVALLNTVVTPMLNPFIYTLRNKQVKQVFREQAGRLFL